GGCGCTGGCGATGAGTGCCGCCACGCCGACCACGTGCGGGGTGGCCATCGACGTGCCGCTCTTGCTGCCGTAGCCGCCGCCGGGGACGGTGGAGTACACGTTGCTGCCCGGCGCCGCGACGTCGATGACGCCCTGCCCGTAGTTGGAGAACGAGGCCTTGGTGACGCCCGTGCCGTTGGCCGAGACCGTGACCACGCCCGGCAGCTCGGTCGGGATGTCGAGGCAGGCGTTGGTGATGGTGCGGGTGACCGGCGTCGAGTCGTTCGGGCTCGCGGAGTCGGTCGTCTTGTGGGCGAGGTCGTAGTTCTCGTTGCCCGCGGCGGCGATCTGGAGGGAGCCCTTGCCCTCGGCGTACTCCTGGGCGCGCTTGACGCCCTCGATGATGGCTGCCTGGTCGATGTTGTCCGGGCAGTTGAACTGCCACGGGTCCGTGTAATAGCTGTTGTTGGTGACCTTGAAGCCGTGGTCACCGGCCCAGACGAAGCCGCAGATGGTGTTCTCGGCGAAGAAGAAGGAGTTGCCCGGCTCGGCGACCCGGACCGCGGAGATCGTCACCCCGGGGGCCACGCCGACGACGCCCTTGCCGTTCTTGGCCGCGGCGATGGTGCCCGCCACGTGGGTGCCGTGCGTGTCGACGTCCCGCCAGGCGCCGGCACGGGTGTCGGGCTTGCCGTAGGCGCAGGAGACCGAGTCGGCCGCGTTGAAGTTGGGCGCCAGGTCCTGGTGCTGGTCGTCCACACCGGTGTCCAGGATGCCGACCTTGACTGAGGCGGAGCCCGGGTTCACGGCCCAGGCCTGGTCGGCCTTGATCTGGCTCATGTCGGCCCGGACCGGTTCTCCGGCCGGGGTCGAGGCCTGAGCCGGATTGGCCGGGAGCGCCGGGTTGTAGGCGTCGGCCGGGACGTCCGAGGTGCGCGTGGCGCCGACCTGCTGCACGCCGGCGACACCGCGCATGGTGGCGGCGAATCCGCTGGACGCCGAGTGGGCGACGATCACGCCGATCGCGTCGAAGTCCGAGAAGACGGTGCCGCCGTTGGCCGCGATCGCGGAGCGGACCGCCGAACTGTCACCGGGGGCGGTGATCACGAGGTAGGCACGCGTGCCGGCCACCCAGGTCGCACTCTGGGAAGCCGGCACGGCGGCCGGAGCGTGGGCCTTGGCGGCCGGCACGGTGGAGGAGGCGATGGGGAGCGCGCCTGCGAGGGCGCCCGGGGCGCCGAACGCGAGGGCGGCGCCGAGCGTGGCCGCCAGCACCAGCGTGCGTCTGGGGCGGCTGGATATGTGGGGTATCAATGCGTCCTCCGGTGACGGCCCGGCCGTGTTGAGGGCACCGGCCGGGCCGTACGAAACGAGTGGTGGATGCAAGATGTCAGACGGGTCCTCCTGTACGGAAGTACCTTTCCGTGCCGGGACGTTATAGGGGCATGGCTGAAAAGAGACGTACTCCGGGCATTGGGGGGTCGGGATCCACTGGGAGCTCGGCGACGCCGACCGCGCCCTGGCGTACGCCGCCGACCTGGTGCCGGCCGTGCTGCCCGCACCAGAGCGCCGGACCCGCGCGGCGACCGACACCGACCGCGCCCCGGTGGCCGTCGGCGACGTGCCGGCCACGTCCGTCCAGCTGCAACTCATGGAGCGGACCGCACCGCAGCCTCATCTGCAGGCGACGTCTCAACAGGCCCGAATCGTGAGGGTTCAGAAGGGGAGCGGTTCGCCGTCCAGTGACTCCGTGTATCCCGATCTGCGGCCTGGCTGTGCTGCGGAGCCGAAGTGGGATGGTTACCGTGCCCAGCTCGCCGTATACGCGGGCGGGCGGGTGCTGCTGCGCTCACGGCGCGGCACGGACACCATGACGGCCTCGTTCCCCGAGATCCGGGCGGCGGCCCTGGCGCAGCTGCCGGAGAACACCGGGCTGGACGGCGTCATGTGACCTGTGGGGGTGTCTCAGCCCCAAGGTGTCTCAGGCGGCGCAGCTCCCATGGACGAGACGTGACGGGCGTCGTGACCACGTGCCGCAGCGGCCGCTCAGAGGTGGCCGTCCAGGAACTTCCGTACCCCGGCGATGGTCATAGGCCCCGTGCCGTGCGCCACCACCTCTCCCTCCTTCAGCAGGACGTAGGACGGGGCTCCGGTGATCCCGTATCGCTCGGTTGCGGACGGACAGCGCGTGATGTCGGTGCGGACGGCCGTCAGGCGGCCCGTGTACTCGTCTGCGATGTCACCCACGACGAGGTCCATCGCCCGGCAGGGCTCGATCGCCTTGGGCCATGTCCCGGTGAAGTATGCGAGGACCGGGACTCCGCTCATCCCGAGGATGAAATCGAACTCCGCGTCCTCACGGGGTTGGTGAACCCGCTTCGCCATGGAAGCTCCAGACCTCGCGTTCCGTCATTCCATCCCCATCATCCCTCGCGCGGTGTGCCAGGCCGACCCGGTCGGTCGTCCGGCTGACCTGCCGGATGGGAGGCACGGGGCCGTCGCAGAACCACGGTGGTCCCCGGCGCGAGCGGCCCGGCCCCCCGCCCCTGGTGCCCCGGCCTGGCCGCCCCGCCGGTCACCCAGCTGCAGCCCGCCGCGCGCCCGTGGGTCAGCTCGTGCCAGGACAGCGCCCTCCACGACGACATGAAAGCCGATTTCCAGGGCATAGCGGCCCAGATCGCCGACCAGATGCTCGATGAGCGCGTCGACGAGCGGGCCGGTGCGCATCGTCCACCGGATCCAGTCGAGCCGTATCCGCCACCGCGCTTCTCAGAGACAGCGCCCCCGACGGACTTCCCGAGGCCTTGTCCGGTCTTCACATCAGCCCCCGGTCTCAGCTGGCTCATACCGCTCTTCGACGGGCCGCATGAGCCAGCTGATGGAACCGAGAACGAGGCGCGATTACTGGACCGCTCGCGGACGCGGTCGTGGACGGTCGAAGTACGCGTCAGCTGACCCGAAGACCGACCGCCAGCGTCAGTTCAAGGACCCGGTGTGGCGATGCGAGATCCGGAAACAGCTCCCGCAGCTGCGACATCCGGTACCGGACTGTCTGGGGATGGACGAACAACGCCGCCGCCACCTCGTCCCGCCTGCCCTGGTGCAGCAGCCACGTCCGCAACGTCTCCTCCAGCCGCCGTGCGGTCGCGACAGGCAAGGTCCGCAACGGTGCGAGGGCTCGGGCACGCAGGTCTGCGAACGCGTCCACGTCGGCGGTCAGCACCAGCTCGGGCAGGTGGTCCTCGGTGTCGCGAATATCAGCGGAGAGGGAGCGGGCGCGTACGGCTCGTGCGTACGAGGCGGACGCACGAGTCCATGGCCGGGCCGGGCCGACCACGGCGGTACGGTCGGTC
The Streptomyces sp. NBC_01485 genome window above contains:
- a CDS encoding S8 family peptidase → MLAATLGAALAFGAPGALAGALPIASSTVPAAKAHAPAAVPASQSATWVAGTRAYLVITAPGDSSAVRSAIAANGGTVFSDFDAIGVIVAHSASSGFAATMRGVAGVQQVGATRTSDVPADAYNPALPANPAQASTPAGEPVRADMSQIKADQAWAVNPGSASVKVGILDTGVDDQHQDLAPNFNAADSVSCAYGKPDTRAGAWRDVDTHGTHVAGTIAAAKNGKGVVGVAPGVTISAVRVAEPGNSFFFAENTICGFVWAGDHGFKVTNNSYYTDPWQFNCPDNIDQAAIIEGVKRAQEYAEGKGSLQIAAAGNENYDLAHKTTDSASPNDSTPVTRTITNACLDIPTELPGVVTVSANGTGVTKASFSNYGQGVIDVAAPGSNVYSTVPGGGYGSKSGTSMATPHVVGVAALIASADPGITPAQIRAKLAAQANDIACPSDSRCTGTTADNSFFGEGQVDALKAVGTTPPPGKYFENLADFAINDNATVESPIAVTGVTGNAPATLKVGVDIKHTYIGDLKVDLVAPDGTVYTLHNHAGGSAGNIAQTYTVNASSEVANGTWKLRVNDNAASDTGTIDAWNLTF
- a CDS encoding thioredoxin family protein translates to MAKRVHQPREDAEFDFILGMSGVPVLAYFTGTWPKAIEPCRAMDLVVGDIADEYTGRLTAVRTDITRCPSATERYGITGAPSYVLLKEGEVVAHGTGPMTIAGVRKFLDGHL